Proteins encoded together in one Quercus lobata isolate SW786 chromosome 3, ValleyOak3.0 Primary Assembly, whole genome shotgun sequence window:
- the LOC115982918 gene encoding uncharacterized protein LOC115982918: MGVLDITTTEVADYLVGGTMACEDSCFDAIIEKRIPLVLTVGALDMVNFGAKDTIPSKFQQRKIHEHNKQVSLMRTTPDENKGFAEFIANKLNKSSSKICICLPQKDISALDVQGMPFYDL; this comes from the exons GGAGTTTTGGACATCACAACAACAGAGGTCGCAGACTATTTAGTTGGAGGTACCATGGCTTGTGAAGATTCCTGCTTTGATGCCATTATAGAGAAGAGGATCCCATTAGTCCTAACCGTTGGAGCGTTAGACATGGTCAACTTTGGAGCTAAAGATACCATACCTTCTAAGTTTCAGCAAAGAAAGATTCATGAGCATAATAAGCAG GTTTCACTGATGCGAACTACGCCAGATGAGAATAAAGGATTTGCTGAGTTTATAGCAAACAAACTAAACAAGTCATCATCAAAGATCTGTATTTGCCTGCCACAAAAGGATATCTCTGCGCTGGATGTGCAAGGGATGCCCTTTTATGATCTCTAG